Proteins from a single region of Syngnathus scovelli strain Florida chromosome 7, RoL_Ssco_1.2, whole genome shotgun sequence:
- the LOC125972896 gene encoding tumor necrosis factor alpha-induced protein 2 encodes MPILKNLPVRLKGGPTLDNALFIRRMSLNINPRHHNPFDNDDDDSRGDQSWSAGGSFLDGSVPGDRNPFEDEEVENEANEGKKAKGGSGKGSFIKSPLKSLGKLGKNLRLSGRGKDGTPSPQGTPSPSDKKKRGRRSSEGSLLKFAGKYRDTLSFRKETLANGDVNCSESECDSSSRRLSFMKMVGLGKTKRELGADPSMQGPEDQLVRKEPQVEVKPREPLSVLEILQLVKKRDLLLADSHILELEQECNGPEGGPCPEELGSPTGGVKDGGRRKAKDVELLYEELQKELWAVVRESLRSPTAGPNLGLVVQVLQQEELVDVDWSSTGGPRPRQLKRRWREAVEDAADGSLPQKAEFTAGDLAKFLDRIRARVVDDLDAAKRNVVNIYPEDYQAMQVYLQSYHQAVARRLQAITKQQLQITDIYSLLDWLHNIYNRDVLAKVCMTDPLRGSQLGPLLASDVVERLEQDCLNSVRAKVTTELSQVLDEEEKRWVETLHTEEYHIPLAKTIIQRMQVDLERSATINRSLGSRVAQCTLNGLADFLYSFQRKVDLFHEGMQSGMFGEHEDGYVSKTVALVNCCPPFRGFVQRCVPRETLTTASEESLQRANKALDHIVHQGVRVLSERLFLHIRPFFERLVKRKWLSNTEAYEQIEAVIKEHFKKYRRMEVPPYQLLVAEVHRRVLMEYLRSVMRGRIICTSLKKRKRMAGRLRDEGRQIKVLFKDLESPSSWLDGALSHISEIIQLEDIPAIQMEVGVLAREFPDIRKKHVSAILNIRGMTRQRERQEILNIVKDIESGAGASDAGTLTDGSAAGPARITRDRALFSEVPVTSEVHCLNVGLSRVALAASSCYATLRPRGRKARTSTHDNGDDIL; translated from the exons ATGCCCATCCTCAAGAACCTCCCGGTGCGCCTGAAAGGTGGCCCCACTTTGGACAACGCCTTGTTCATTCGCAGAATGAGCCTGAACATCAACCCCCGCCACCACAACCCCTTTGATAATGACGACGACGACAGCCGCGGCGACCAATCCTGGTCGGCGGGCGGATCTTTCCTGGACGGCAGCGTTCCCGGGGACCGCAACCCCTTCGAGGAcgaggaggttgagaacgaggccAACGAGGGCAAGAAAGCCAAAGGGGGCTCGGGGAAGGGATCCTTCATCAAGTCGCCCCTGAAGAGTTTGGGGAAGCTGGGGAAGAATTTGAGGTTGTCGGGGCGAGGGAAGGACGGCACGCCGTCGCCGCAGGGGACGCCGTCACCGTCGGACAAGAAGAAGAGAGGTCGCAGGAGCTCCGAAGGAAGTCTACTGAA GTTTGCAGGCAAATATCGTGACACCCTCAGCTTCCGTAAAGAGACTCTCGCCAACGGTGACGTCAATTGCTCCGAGAGCGAGTGCGACTCGTCCAGCCGCCGCCTGTCCTTCATGAAGATGGTCGGCCTCGGCAAGACCAAGCGAGAGCTTGGGGCCGATCCCTCCATGCAGGGTCCTGAGGACCAGCTGGTGCGCAAGGAGCCCCAAGTGGAAGTCAAGCCCAGGGAGCCGCTGTCAG TACTGGAGATCCTTCAGCTGGTGAAGAAACGGGATCTCCTCCTGGCCGACAGtcacatcctggagctggagcagGAGTGTAACGGGCCCGAAGGTGGCCCGTGTCCGGAGGAGTTGGGCAGCCCGACCGGCGGCGTGAAGGACGGCGGGCGGCGGAAGGCTAAAGATGTGGAGCTGCTGTATGAAGAGCTGCAGAAGGAGCTGTGGGCGGTGGTCCGGGAGTCTCTACGCTCGCCCACCGCCGGGCCTAACCTCGGCCTGGTGGTTCAG GTCCTGCAGCAGGAGGAGCTGGTAGATGTGGACTGGTCCTCGACGGGCGGACCGAGACCGCGGCAACTGAAGCGGCGATGGAGGGAGGCGGTGGAGGATGCGGCCGATGGATCGCTTCCTCAAAAAGCCGAGTTCACAGCCGGGGATCTGGCCAAGTTCCTGGACCGCATCCGGGCTCGCGTGGTGGACGACTTGGATGCCGCTAAGAGGAACGTGGTCAACATCTACCCCGAGGACTATCAGGCGATGCAG GTGTACTTACAAAGCTACCACCAGGCGGTTGCCAGGCGTCTGCAGGCCATCACCAAGCAGCAGCTGCAGATCACCGACATTTACTCACTCCTGGACTGGCTACACAACATATATaacag gGATGTGTTGGCAAAAGTGTGTATGACGGATCCTTTAAGAGGCTCCCAGCTGGGACCTCtgcttgcttcggatgtcgtggAGAGGCTGGAACAAGACTGCCTCAACTCAGTCAGG GCTAAAGTGACCACCGAGTTGAGTCAAGTCCTGGACGAAGAGGAGAAGAGGTGGGTGGAGACACTGCACACGGAGGAGTACCACATCCCTCTGGCAAAAACCATCATACAG AGGATGCAAGTTGATCTGGAACGTTCCGCCACCATCAACAGAAGTTTGGGCTCTCGAGTAGCTCAGTGTACCCTCAACGGCCTGGCGGACTTCCTCTACAG TTTCCAGCGTAAAGTGGATCTTTTTCACGAGGGGATGCAGAGTGGAATGTTTGGAGAGCACGAGGACGGCTACGTATCCAAAACCGTGGCACTTGTCAACTGCTGCCCGCCCTTCAG GGGTTTCGTTCAGCGATGCGTTCCTCGCGAGACATTGACGACAGCCAGTGAAGAGTCCCTGCAGCGCGCCAACAAAGCGCTTGACCACATCGTCCACCAGGGGGTGCGAGTGCTCTCGGAACGGCTCTTCCTCCATATCAGG CCCTTCTTTGAGCGCTTGGTGAAGAGAAAGTGGCTAAGCAACACGGAGGCGTACGAACAAATCGAAGCGGTGATCAAGGAACACTTTAAGAAATATCGCAGGATGGAAGTACCTCCTTACcag CTCCTCGTGGCGGAAGTTCACCGGCGTGTCCTGATGGAGTACCTTCGCTCGGTAATGCGAGGGCGGATCATCTGCACGTCgctgaagaagaggaagaggatggcCGGACGGCTCCGGGATGAAGGACGGCAGATTAAAGTGCTCTTCAAGGATCTG GAGTCTCCGTCAAGCTGGTTAGATGGAGCTCTGTCTCATATCTCGGAGATCATCCAACTCGAGGATATTCCAGCTATTCAGATGGAGGTCGGAGTTCTTGCCCGAGAGTTTCCAGACATCAG GAAGAAGCATGTGTCGGCCATTTTGAACATCCGTGGCATGACGCGACAACGCGAGCGCCAGGAAATCCTCAACATCGTCAAGGACATCGAGAGCGGCGCGGGGGCGAGCGACGCCGGCACGCTCACAGATGGCAGTGCCGCGGGTCCTGCCCGTATTACCCGGGACCGCGCCCTCTTCTCCGAGGTGCCTGTGACTTCCGAGGTTCACTGCCTGAACGTGGGCCTGAGCCGCGTGGCCCTCGCCGCCTCCTCCTGCTACGCTACACTGCGACCCCGTGGACGAAAGGCTCGGACGTCGACGCACGACAATGGCGATGACATCCTCTGA